A segment of the Carassius auratus strain Wakin unplaced genomic scaffold, ASM336829v1 scaf_tig00031693, whole genome shotgun sequence genome:
ACTTGACACTAACTCAGGCCAGACTTTCCAACAGCTAACTTCCCATAAACTCTGCCCTCTCCAGGGAGCTGGATTGTGCTGTGTGAAGATACCTGTCAACAAAATAAGCAAACACACAGAACAAGGGACTGGACATTCTTTGCTTATAATTTAAAAAGTGAGAAGAATAACTTGGCTAGATTGATGGAATTTGTGTAAACACATGTCCTCTATTTAAGAAGGGCAGCAAGACGCACACGTGGTGTAAAGCTGTTCTGCTGTAATGTCAGAGTGCAGCTGTATTGGAGAATGTCCTCTTGGAGACTCTGTGACCGTGTGCCACAGGAAGAGCAGCTCTCACCAGATAAACACAAACCATATATAACATGGCACCATAATAACTATAATTCACGGTATGCATATATTGCATAATCCTCAGGCAGTGCTTTGGAAGTTTTTCTTGAGGCCACCTTGGAATGTTGAAGAAGTCCAAGTTATTGGTCCAACTAAAACAGAGAAAGATTTTGCTGTAGTTTAATTTAATGAAGCTTAACTAGAAGAGCAAGAAGGTTCATCGTATTAGCtatttgaaatatgttttcaTAGACTCAAAGATTTTTCAGTGATTCTCTGCATGTTAAATCATTACACAAGTATGTCGTGACATGTGACTAAGCTGTGCAGTGCACATACAGCCTGATACTGGAGGTGCGACGCTGGACtattaaaaaaagatctatataGTATTAATGTGTGCAGTATGAATGAAATCCAGACATACCACATCCCCAAAATGTTATTGTCATGTGACTTACAGCTTAGTCTCATAGCTTCATtgccatttacatttatttcctgtGACATCTTGAGTCACATTTGTACTTTTGTACAAAACACAACTGCAGATGCAGTTGGCTGCCTGGGTACTTTCTGCCTGCTTTTTTATGAATACACTATACTGTTTTTCACCTACTATTTATTAGGCATATTTGGACACTTTATGCGCAACTCAATGAATCATTGACTGAACCGTTTTTTTTAAACCGTGATTCATTACGGAACTTATCAAGTGATTGTTTTtgtgagtgagtcgttgaatcattgACTCAGCTGATTCAATAAAGGTTAAGTTTGCTTATTTTAACCAGTTTTGTTGCAATGATTATAGTACAGTATATGTAAATAAACCGTGTGTACTCTTTCTCAGTGTTACCTGCACCCAGACGTCCCAGTTTATTTGTCAGCAGAAGTAGAATTTTGAATCAAAAGTTGAATTTTGTATCATATGGCAGACATTTGCGgacaaataaacaggaaaatctgGGTGGAGGTAACAGAAAAGTAGTGCATAATAGTCTTAAATCTGTGTTTTTCGATGTCAACTTGCAACTAGCAATATCACACAGTCGCACTGTTGTACTAAATATCAATAGCATATCAACAGCACTCTTGCTCATGTGATTCAGTGTATGTAGTGTTCAGTCTCTAAATACACATAAGGCTGCTTACATAATATAGGAACCCTGCATATGGCAGTAAAGTGTCATGGCTTGTAGCATTGCAAGTTAAAATATAGCCTGACAACTTTCCAGCTAATCGCACACCACCTACATTTTTACAGCACAGTATTTTAGTCTCTCTGTGCAAAGGCCTTTACTAGTTCAGGTTGGTGGGAATGCCGTCCATGTCCACTGAcccagaaaaataataagaggGAGGCATGAAGAAAAGTGAAGCAGCCCCTCTGATCTGAAGCTCATGTCACCTCACTTTGTGCATGACGGTTGGTCGCTGGCCAGACTGTGTGTGGTTAGCAGGCAGGTAGCCTTTGCTCTGTCAGTGTAAACAGTCTGAGTCTGCCTTCAGCTGTGTTTACTGTCTCAGACATTCAGCATGGAGCACATTTAGTCCAGTACCCTGCCAGTTCAGTACCATCAAAAATCATTAAATACTACAGACCACTGCAGTCTGATATCATCAGAGGCTCAAAGATAAAGATAAATGATGTCTCCGTGCCACATATTGCTGTAATGTGCATTGAGAAAACACAGACAGGATGCTTCTTTCACAAGTACTTCAGTGAATAAGCATCTGTTGTATGTTGTAATGAATGAGAATTTTACTTTACCTCTTTAATGTGCCAGCATTTTGAGTGATGCgtgatatttaatgtataaaaaaatgtagGGTGAGAACATgaaagttattaaaatatatgacacaaaaacacacatatgaATTATGTGAGACCAGGAATGTGCTTTAATTAGTGCATTAAAGTTTGATGTCATGTTGGCATTAATTgttgttttgctgtttgtttttgttgttagatTTCCAAAGGCCTGAGCTCAAACTCTGTTCCTGCCATCAAAGCAGAGCCCAGAGAGGTGAACCAGTTCCTCAGTGTGCCCTCAGGTGGGTGTGAAATCTCTCTTTAGCCCTGCTAAGCTGTTTGACCGAGTCGTGCTGGTTTAGCTAGTTAAGATGACTGGTAGTGACTGCTGGGGCCCAGCATTGAAAACATAGCAATTGTGATATATGATGTATACTATGACTGTACTTTAAATACAAGGTTAAAAAGCATGCACAGTAGCCCTCTACTTTAAATGCACAACAACAAACGAATGTACTCAACATATAGCACTCAGTTGCCATATATGACCAGTGCAGTTCTTCCACACTAGCTTAAAGATGGCAAACCTAAGCAAATTAGCCCTCTATTATTCTGCTTCATTGCTTTACGGTAAGTTCAGGGTTATAAATACTCTAATGGTGTTCCCTTTCCAGTGGAAATGTGGCTTAGTGTGAGTGtttctttatttaacttttgCATGCGTTCGACAAAACTCTCAGGTCTCAACTTTAGCTCTTTCTGAATGGCCCATTGATGAAAACCAAGTCTGATGCAACCTCTGAGAAATGCATTTTAGTCTGTTGTATAGTGAGTGAATTGTTTGCATTTTGTggtcagtttttatttaattatgctaattatggatgcattttaatttaataaaaaattcagcaatatatataaacacatgatCAATCCAACACTCACCACACTTAGAAGCATtgtgcatgcatgtgttgtgttgaAAAATGCCTGAAAGCTCCCAAAGAATCAGGCTTTATTTGCTTTTCATGATAAAAAGTGAATAGACTGAATTTCAGTTTCACACTTAGGCCTGGCATTGCAAAAAAAGAGCAAATTTTTACTTGCCGTGTTTGTGTAACTTGTACAGAATCAAACCTGATCATTAAGATGTGAATGTCAAACCACAGGTGTTTCAGGTACATCACGATTATCTCTTTGTTCCCAACAGATGAGCATCTGCGGTTGCCACCCACTCCTCCCAGCAGTCATGGCAGCGACAGCGACGGATCCCAGAGCCCACACTCACTGCCACCATTAAGCCCTGGCCACCTGCAGAGCCCACAGTCACTGCCTCCGTCCAGCCCTGCCCGGCTACAGGCCCGGACCTCCACAGCCATCTCCTCGTCCCCTCTCCTCACTGCCCCGCATGTGAGTCAAACGCAATTCCAGCATGTGACACAGCACGCTCATTTTATAGAATCCAAATGGAAATTCATATATAGCTATTAAACGCATATATACAGAGTGAAAACCGCTGACTTGTGTTGTAATGCAGAAGCTGCAAGGAACATCAGGCCCTTTGATGCTGACAGAGGAAGAGAAGAGGACTTTGATTGCTGAGGGATATCCTGTCCCCAACAAACTACCACTTACCAAAACTGAGGAGAAAGCCCTCAAACGGGTGcgcaggaaaataaaaaataaggtatTACTTATGATCACATATTAATATTGAATCAATTCAGTTAGAATCATCCTATCATAGGACAttggtgcatatatatatatatatatatatatatatatatatatatatatatatatatatatatatctatagtatattatagatatatatatatatatatatatatctatatatatatatatagatatatatatctataatataCTTCAATACtgacgtaaatgtgtttttttgtctttttttgtcttaGATCTCTGCACAGGAAAGCCGCAGGAAGAAGAAGGAATATGTGGAGTGTTTGGAGAAAAAGTAATTGTCTCTCCTCCTTTGTTCTCTACCTCTTCCATCTCTTCCCGCTCCCTTTCTTACAGCTTTTCTTTTCTCTCCTGCTCTTATTTTCTCTCGCCCTCTCGTGCATTGTTTGTCTAGCATCACTCTCCTCTATATTTTCTTGGTGCCTTCATCCTTCTTTCTCTTCGTTGACCTCCTCTCCTTTAATCCTCTCTTCTCACTCACCCCTCCACACTCTCTCCCTGCAAACTACTCTATATCCTGCTTGCTATTTTATGGCTTTTGTTGTGTGAATGCGGCCATTGGCTACAGTCCATGCACTCATTGGGGTGTGTGTGCGTTTGGCGTTTGCATGAGTCATTTTCCCTGTTGAGCTGCTGTTAGGCTCTCAGGGTTTGGATAATGTGCTGGAGAGACTGGACTCACactggacacacacatacactgttttTTCCACCATGCTGTAATCAGTCAAGCCGACAGGGTTATGTATAGTTGCATGCATGGAAACGGTTTATTCTGTCATTGTGACTGTGTGCAATAatactctctttctctcctccccAGAGTTGAGAACTATACTTCAGAGAATAATGAACTGTGGAAAAAAGTAGAGACACTCGAGAATGCCAACAGGTGAGAGAACATATGTGTGCTTGTGTTTAATCACAGTGAATACTTTATAGGtggattttaataaatgtaattgtaaccGTATTTGCGGTAAGTGTACGCAGAAGCCTCTttgcagtcagcaggtgttgcTAAGTCGGTCCAGATGCACACAGGTTTTAACATCCCATTCTGATCATATAGCACAGTACCTTTTCATTCTCTCCTGGGTGGCCTAGTCAGAACATAGGCGCTGTCGACGGGGCGCTGTCTGTTCCTACTGTTTagagaggcagaaagagagagcACCATGGGGGATAGGGTGTTATCAAAGTCAGCTCTTTTTTTGTGGATTAGCTGTAAAACCTTATTGAAGAGAGCAGcacttaaaggggtagttcaccccaaattaaaattctgtctttTCATTCTTATCATGccgttacaaacctgtatgagtttcttttttctgtggaacataaaagtttttttgaaGAATGGTTCGGTGTTTTTGGAGTATCCTGACTTTaattttgtgaataaataaacattcctAAAAATATATTCTTCTGTGTTCTGTACACGAAAGTATGCTATATAGGTTTGGAAATGTTTAGAATGAAAACATGTTGGGTAATCTATTGAAAATATACAAGAGAAAGCAccgtatataatataatttaagtttggggtcagtcatttttttgtaaaaattcaGAAATTAGGATGCACTTTGATCAAAAGGACagtagacatttataatgttacaatatatttatattacaaataactgctgttcttttaaactttctaattATAAAGAATACAGAAAAACATGTATTGTGGTTTccagaaaaatttaatattatatgatgATAATAAGATATCATCAGTGTTCTCAGTATGTAGGTAAGAGTGACTTGAGTATGTGTGTTTAAGTGTAtagcaatgcttttttttaaaaatagaggATTGGCTCAGGCCATTATTAACAACACACTTAAAGTAGCACGCAGCACGGTGCCTGCCTGCCCCTCATTACAGGATAAAAAGAACCGTGTGTGTCGGCGCTCTGCCGATTTTTATTAGGATAGATCCTTCTCCCTGAGATAGCTAAGAGAATTTAAAGAGACAGCAGGGGGGAGTTTGTGTGTTAGAGGGTGGGTCGTATATTAATCTGAATAAAACCACTGTTTATAGGATCAAATTGAGATGATTATTGCTAGGTTAGTAGGGCGGTCTGAGTCCCTCTCAATGCTGAAAACATACTGTCTGGAGCACTCATTAGAAGCAAttctgtatgtgtatgtttagGTGAAAACTGATATACAGGTTTGTTTCGGGGTGATCTAGCCAAGTGGGAAAGCATTTACCTCCAGGGGTCCTGAGAGATTGTCTCTGTTATAATGTAATGTATGTTGcattggataaaagagtctggcAATTGATGAAATAGTAtagtagtatttttgttttgttttccaacaTGTTGCAATGGCTCCCTCTGGTGGTGAAGGAGCTCTTCATTATTGCATGGGATGTTGTTTCTTAGTTCCTCCACTAGAGAGAGCTCAATGTCCTTTTGTAACACAGGTTACAGCTTATATACTGAATACAGCGGGGaatatgtgtttaaatatatttttacatgcatgtatatcatagctttaagTGATTATCTCATTACACTGCATGTTTAATTAAGTTCAGTGATAATCTCTGAAATagttatcatacatttttattgtcattttgtgTAAATCAGTCAAGAAAGAGAAAAATCTGGGGCTCATTTGAATTCCAGTTCATTCATGACACTGAAAATGAAAGGTTGCCAGGTTGAACACGTTTTCTCATGCCATTTGCTCTCTACTGTAATTGTGTAATGCACATTTATTGTACTAGGTAATCCAAGTATCGAAGTATTCCATACATACCACATATATACTCCAAAAATATTATGCATAGCACGTGGCTATAAGTGTTGCAGTTGTGTCACACTTGTGTGTGAGAGCAAGTGTATGTTTGATTGGCAGCTGATGAAGGAAGTAGTTGAAGGGGAAATAAATCAACACCCACTGCACACATGCAGCAGCGTTGAGGAGGAGGTAGAGTGCATTTTTGCGAGAGACTGTGTGAGTGGTGTAAAGGGGAGTTCAGTTTATGTAACACAGTGATGAGTAAGAACTGTATTATCCTCACATGCCATTTGAGCTCAAGAATAAGAAGATCCTACTGTTACAAAACGGCACTGAGAAGAACACGCATAGCCTACACTGGGATCTAAAGAATTTACTAATCATTCTTCTTTTCTGATGTGTTTTCTGTATCATCTGTAGGTCTCTACTCCAACAGCTTCAAAGACTTCAGGCTCTAGTGAGCGGGAAAGTGCCTCGGTCCTGCAAGATCGCCTCCACACAGACAGGAACATGcctaatggtatatatatatatttatacacacattaactgtgcaaacacacacattcattccaaacactcattttcacacacacaatttCCTTTCTTTCTAACAAATCAgtgtcttaaaggaatagctcacccccaacccccccccccccccaaaaaaaaaactgaagatgtACCTTAGGCCATCAAATATGAATAtaagttatttttgtcattacatcacttgctcatcaatggatcatCTGGAGTGAATGAGTGCGGTCACAATGagcgtccaaacagctgataacagCATTACAACAATCAAAAAACAAGACTCCAgcccatcagttaacatcttgtgaaacaaaaagctgtatgtttgtcAGAATCATTATTAATgcgtttttaactttaaacggTTGCTTCCAGTCctctgtccataatattgcttacTCCAATGAAAGCGTTGTCTTATCAGGAAAGATTGCGTGTCATTCACACTGCCAAAACtcttctaaacaaatatgttagtggattttgatgtaaggAGACAACAGTGGAAGAACTTTTTCATTGGAAGAAGCATTATTATGAATTGGTATTTTGACCAGaagcaaagttttaaaattaaaacaccttaataatggagttattgttattttaccaaACTGCAACTTTCATTTCACAAGATTTTAATTGATGGGTGGAGTtgtatggattattgtgatgtttttttcagttgttttgatCCACTTCTCTCAGAGGATCCAAGTGGTGTGTACTAAATTTCTCCATGTTTtttctgatgaggaaacaaactaatctacgtcttggtttaactattattttactgaaatatCTTGTCTATTTATTTTAGTGCTTTAATCCTAAGCATGTAAAGGCAGGTCAGAGCTGCTCTGTCAGCTGTAGTGCAAGTAGATTACATTGGGGCGGTGTGCTCACCGTGTGTGTGGTGTTCCTCCTCCTGGCCAGGTGGTGGCGCTGTGTTTTGTGTTGGTGCTGGGCTCGCTGGCTCCCTGCCTGTCTGGGCTCTCCCTCTACTCTTCCTCCTTATCCTCATCATCCTCACACACGGTGAAGTCAGCACCGCTGCCCTCAGGTGACCTCTACACCACCAGCCAGGGTATGTTTCATCCCTGCCCGTAATGTGTAGATGAAGGTCATCAACTTTCATTGTGTACTTTGCATGATATGATTACATTTTCCTGCACATGTGCAAAGAAGCATTTATCTGTAGGTCATCCGGCTTTTAAGACACATTAAATTATCCAGTCAGCTAATAGCTGTGGGTCTTGGACAGCACCTATTTCATTCCCCCCACTGGAGTCTGAAAGACTGCCATCCCGTCTCTTTTCTAATGGTTATTAGCAGAGCTCCTGGGCCAACAGTGCCCATTCTTACCCTCAAATAACTGTCAGACATCCCAGAGAGCTTTCGATTAAAATCCTTACTTCCCTAAGAGGAGATTGTACAATCCTCTTTCAACGTTACAACACACACCAAGCCACATCTCCTTCGGCTCTATCAAAGCTGCTCTTGAAAGGGGCTTCAGCTGGATGATGGTGATGGGATTGCTGTAGTTACTGAAAGTGTGTGTTGTTTCACCTAAAAAAGAGCAGCTCACTCCAAATCTTGCTCTTTCTTTCTCCCTTAAAAACTCTCTtccaaaaaatgcttttcttcacTATACAGATCTCATGAGAGTCAAAGTAAGCAAAGCATGCCAGACGTGTGACATGAGTAactctgttctctgtgtgtgtagtCCGCTCCCGCAGCCTGCTCTTCTATGACGAGGGTGCCCCAGTGGAGGACGGCCACAGGGGCGTGCTGAGCGTGGACAGGATGGAGGGGGTGCCGCGACGTGTACAGGACCTGAAAGACAGACACGTGCAGGATCGGTCTGCTCTTGTGAGCAGGTACTTGAGCCAGGCCCAACCGGAGCCTGCAAGCTACAGCAACACGTCCGCGGCCCCACTCCGTCCCCCAGAAGCACACTACCACTCCAGGTGAGGCACACACTGACAGTGCTTTTCATTCAGTCAGGATTAGTTTGTGGTATATTAATGATTAaggatgcagtgatataaaaAAATCTGGTGATATAGATAAGCTAAAGCTTATTTTGAAGTTATGGCAGATAACTGATAAGTAGCTGGTGTTCAAATTTGACACTATTTTGTCTTCATACATTAACGTGCAAACacaaaagaaagtgaaagtgaagtgacatacagccaagtatggtgacccatactcagaattcgtgctctgcatttaacccatccgaagttcacacacacaaaccgtgatcgtagtcgtggtattgagggtggagaaaacactgtacatgcactccccccacctacaattcctgccggcccaagactcgaactcacaacccttcgattgcaattccagctctctaaccattaggccacgacttcccctaaattTAGGCATTATTATAGATTAACTAAACATGTTAGAGGatggaaaaagtttttttttattgtacaggtATCATTTGATATTGAAAATTTTATATCAACTGATAACTGATTGTACAGATTTAAAGTGCCGTTTAATTgctcattaatttattttattttaatgctgttcttttaaactcacatcacaactgtttttaacaggCTTGATAATCATAAGAGacttatatttaacatttaaaaatcatacctaccccacacttttgaatgcCAGTGCATAATGTGAATAAATAGTAatggtctctttctctctcagaaagCAGGATCCTGAGGGAGGAGCTGAATATTTTTAACCCCTCTGGGTCGAGCTGCCTCATCACACAGGCCTCCATTGACGTCCGATGATCCTGCACTACTTGGCCTTCGACCCTTGCTGTTACAGATCCTGAGTCTCCTGACACCGtcctaacaaacaaacaagcctcATGCCACAATCCAACCCCAATGACATTCAGCCCCAGAACTGTGAGAAGAGAAATGTGTCCATCCATACACTGAAACTCTCCTTTACCAGCAAGCACTGAGGTTACGGactgagagagaagagaggagatgGATGTGATTCTCTAAACCCTTCACACACAGGGTGCGGGAGGGAAAGTACATGagtgtttgttttgatttttctAAAAAGCCATGAGACTGTCCATTTACTACATATCCTTACTTCAACCCCCTTTCTTCGTTTTATGATGACTTTTCAAATCTCTGAATGTTTTCCAGCAGGTGTAATCACAGGTGCCTGATGTACTCTGCAGTTTCTTCCTCTGCCATCttggcttgttttgttttttctagcTGGATTGCACTTTTTTTGCACTAGGAAAACCAATTGATTTAAGTGCCTTCACATTCTTTTTCACATAGTCATATTTAAGATGCTCCTAATCGCATAGTTTCCTCTAAAACTTTTACTTCACTTACTTTTATTAATGCGTTTTATTTTCGTTTTCTACTTTTAAAAGGCAGAGGCTTTTGtactgaaataaaagtttatccATAATATATTCTAGTATTTGCAGCATCCAAAaagagcatatttattttatgcacaaaaaaaaaaaaatgaaagttattgattgtttgttttttaaatgaaagatgatGTAAAGTTTACATGGTCTTGTTGTAATAActgttaaacagtttttttttcagttatcttTATTTCTGTGTAAAGAAAGTTTTGTATATATAGAGAAAAGGGAACAGGGATGATCAAATCCTGTGCACATCTGATCACGTTCAATTTCTGAAGAATTCTGTACAATCCATATGAATCCATTACAAAACCATGGCTATAATGGATAAACAATTGAAAACAAAGTTGTTCCCTTTAACAAAAGTGAACCTCTttaaaaattaatgttatttaaacacatttttctgattatGGAATACTTGCTAGTTTAGACTGTCTATATTCTGTACATGAGCGAACTGTGACCACTGTAAAATTCACCGCAAATATCTGGGAGTTGATAGAGCAGTTATGTAAATATGATTTACggttgtctttttcttttcttaaaggaGAGAATTGTTTTTATGTTATAGATGTCGCTGTTTAGAAACTATTTGTTATTCATAAAATCATTGTcttttgatttttctttattaaatcaaTTTCCGTGATGTCCTCTGATGCTTTAGCCGCAATATAATTTTTATCGTACAGCTAGAGATAACCACTGATATTTTCATGCTCAAGTTGTTTTTTTTGGTGCTTATTAAACTTTAGTAATGAAAGTGGTTGTCACAAAGGAATTCATCactgccagttttaataaattactCTGTGGTATATGTGCCATAACACAATGGGAAAAAAAACCCACAACTGTAGATAACATCCTATTGTCAGTGTAAATCTAAATTCactgtagtagttttttttttttttttactgaatgtttATTGGTTTTTAACAGGAATATTCACCGTAGTTTTAAAGAGCTTTTTGACTTCATTGCACAATGTTCACAGAAAATTTGTCTCAAACCTGGAACCCCAGAATATCTTGAGTGTTCTGGAATTGAATCTAATGCCCAGACTATCAATGGAGTTTAtgctttaaatgtaattgttgctGATATTACCTGTATCTCTGCCCTTTGTACATATGACTGATTATATGGTTGGTTGTAAATATGGAGGACGTATTTTTATATTTCCCGTGCATTTTGTTAATCACCACGCGGCTTGGGTTGATTTGTATCTATGTATGAATCTGGCTCTGTATCTAAGCTCTGAACCTCTTGTTTTTTCTGTCTTATCTAAAGTAGAATTAGAATGAAGCAAAATACAAAAATTTGCAGATGCAACTCAATGTCTCCTGTCTTATTTTCACTTTTATACCATCTTTATCAGAATCAGCTTTATTGCCAATCTGGGTATACGTGTACAAGGAATTTGTCTTGATGTACTGGTGCTTAACAAAGACAATAAAATACAAGAATACATATGATAAGATAATAATTGTAATGTGAAACGggtaaaaggaaaaatataagaaataaattataatttataagaaatatgttagttattattatttcaccTAAAAAGTTGTGTGTCCCAACTGATTTTTAGGGTCATGGGTTGTCTCAAGTgttcattgtattttcattttatgacCAGCAGGTGTCAGGCCTTTAGCTGTCCCGTACTATACACATCTGTGCAGtatgttgttagtttttttttttcattgggcTATGACAATATGACCAgaacttatttaatttttatgtaaatttttatgcaatatatagtgtatacatttttg
Coding sequences within it:
- the LOC113080596 gene encoding cyclic AMP-responsive element-binding protein 3-like protein 1 — its product is MSYNTPFSHNSQFRFIVVEALFGQLETARHFSEQMEDFSNDLFSSFFDDHLLAERNPLLDMDLDPPNPAIQAEHSYSLSGDSAPQSPSMPIKSDDDADSEGMWSFSQDLTAILVKQEPSLMSESCPDTAPPLANTSTCSQPLTLAPPPQRNRTGEKISKGLSSNSVPAIKAEPREVNQFLSVPSDEHLRLPPTPPSSHGSDSDGSQSPHSLPPLSPGHLQSPQSLPPSSPARLQARTSTAISSSPLLTAPHKLQGTSGPLMLTEEEKRTLIAEGYPVPNKLPLTKTEEKALKRVRRKIKNKISAQESRRKKKEYVECLEKKVENYTSENNELWKKVETLENANRSLLQQLQRLQALVSGKVPRSCKIASTQTGTCLMVVALCFVLVLGSLAPCLSGLSLYSSSLSSSSSHTVKSAPLPSGDLYTTSQVRSRSLLFYDEGAPVEDGHRGVLSVDRMEGVPRRVQDLKDRHVQDRSALVSRYLSQAQPEPASYSNTSAAPLRPPEAHYHSRKQDPEGGAEYF